The genomic region GCTGCCATCACGCCGTTCAACTTCCCCGTGCTGCTCGCCGCCCACAAGATCGCGCCGGCGATGGCGTGCGGCGCGGCGCTCACGCTCAAGCCGCCCCCGCAGGATCCGCGTTCCCCCCTCAGGCTCGGCGACCTGGTGGCCGAGTCCGGCTACCCGGCCGGCGGCATCAACATCGTGCCGTGCGAACTCGCGGTTGCCGAGCACCTGGTGCACGACGAGCGGGTGCGGATGATCAGCTTCACGGGTAGCGCGCGCGCCGGTTGGACGATACGGGCGGCGGCCGGGACCAAGCGCGTCGCGCTCGAGCTGGGAGGCAACGCGGGCGTGATCGTCGAGCCCGACGCCGACCTGGAGCGCGCGGTGGAGCGCTGCGCCGTGGGCGGGTACAGCTACGCGGGCCAGTCGTGCATCTCGGTGCAACGCATCCTGGTGCACCAGCAGGTCTTCGACCTGTTCCTCGAGCGCTTCGTCGCGCGGGTGCGCACGCTCGCCGTCGGCGATCCACTCGATCCCGCGACCGACGTCGGCCCGCTCATCAGCGAGGACGCGGCCAGGCGCGCCGAATCGTGGATCGTCGCGGCCGTCGGCCAGGGCGCGCGAGTGATGACGGGGGGTGCGCGACGCGGCAACCTCCTCGTGCCCACGGTGCTCACCGGCACGCGGCCGGACCAGCAGGTGAACTGCGAAGAGGTGTTCGCGCCCGTCACGACGGTGACGGCGTACCGCGACTTCGATGATGCGCTGGCACGCGTCAACGACACGCCGTACGGCCTCCAGGCCGGGGTCTTCACGCGCGACGTCGGCAAGCTGATGCGCGCGTGGGACCGGCTGGACGTCGGCGGCGTCATGGGCAACGAGGTCCCTGCCTGGCGCGTGGACCGCATGCCTTACGGCGGCGCGAAGGCGAGCGGCCTTGGCCGTGAGGGAGTGCGATACGCGATCGACGAGATGACGGAGCTGCGGCTCCTCACCCTTCACAGCGAGTGAGGCGATGGATACCGAGCGGAAAACGCCGTGGTGGGCCCGGACGATCGCCACCATCGGGTTCGAGCAGATGGCGCACCGGCCGCCGCTCCCC from Gemmatimonadales bacterium harbors:
- a CDS encoding aldehyde dehydrogenase family protein; the protein is MIIANEHRTASASATIRAPYDGAEVGTHHLASTADMDAAVTANLAAAPACRKLPAYERAACLRRIADGLEARRATFGNLLAREAGKPITQANLELDRAIFVFRDAAEEATRMVGDVMPLDVLPAGKGRIGLTRRVPLSPVAAITPFNFPVLLAAHKIAPAMACGAALTLKPPPQDPRSPLRLGDLVAESGYPAGGINIVPCELAVAEHLVHDERVRMISFTGSARAGWTIRAAAGTKRVALELGGNAGVIVEPDADLERAVERCAVGGYSYAGQSCISVQRILVHQQVFDLFLERFVARVRTLAVGDPLDPATDVGPLISEDAARRAESWIVAAVGQGARVMTGGARRGNLLVPTVLTGTRPDQQVNCEEVFAPVTTVTAYRDFDDALARVNDTPYGLQAGVFTRDVGKLMRAWDRLDVGGVMGNEVPAWRVDRMPYGGAKASGLGREGVRYAIDEMTELRLLTLHSE